One genomic window of bacterium includes the following:
- a CDS encoding restriction endonuclease subunit S: protein MATTAEKIENKAGYKKTELGWIPEEWEIKKIKEIVSKVGSGITPRGGSSTYKKEGIPFIRSQNVLYGRLSFDDIAFIDEKQHKSMSNSMVKPNDLLMNITGASIGRACIVPANVIESNVNQHVCIIRVNNSLVPGFLLHFLLSPKGQNQIDTFQAGGNREGLNYEQVRSFKIPFIPLTEQQKIAEILSCWDKVIEKTENLITAKTQLKNAFMQKLLTGKVRFEEFSGQKWKQSKIQDIFESKSVKHNGSDYLPILSVTKDGIKLQSEHFKKRVASKNTAGYLIVEKNEIAMSGLNFWMGSIDMQQIVPKGIISPAYEVFKIRNNNADKKFLKFFVRSHLMLKILVDSSVQGASIVRRNLNYKGFMASKLYIPSLEEQQKIAAVLNSCDKETELLNKQLDALKEQKKGLMQKLLTGQIRVKI from the coding sequence ATGGCAACAACAGCAGAAAAAATTGAAAATAAAGCAGGTTATAAAAAAACCGAACTCGGTTGGATTCCTGAAGAATGGGAAATTAAGAAAATAAAAGAAATTGTTTCTAAGGTTGGTAGTGGGATTACACCACGAGGAGGAAGTTCAACATATAAAAAAGAAGGCATCCCGTTCATACGTAGCCAAAATGTCCTTTATGGAAGACTTTCTTTTGATGATATAGCTTTTATTGATGAAAAACAGCACAAATCCATGTCAAACAGCATGGTAAAGCCGAATGACCTTTTAATGAACATAACTGGAGCATCAATAGGTAGAGCTTGTATAGTTCCTGCGAATGTTATTGAATCAAATGTAAACCAGCATGTTTGTATTATTCGAGTAAATAATTCTTTAGTACCTGGATTTTTACTTCATTTTCTTCTATCTCCCAAAGGACAAAATCAAATTGATACATTTCAGGCTGGCGGAAATAGGGAAGGTTTGAATTATGAACAAGTACGTTCTTTTAAAATTCCTTTCATTCCACTAACCGAACAACAAAAAATCGCTGAAATCCTCTCATGTTGGGATAAAGTTATAGAAAAGACAGAAAACCTAATAACCGCGAAAACTCAACTCAAAAATGCCTTTATGCAAAAGCTTCTTACGGGGAAGGTTAGATTTGAGGAATTTTCAGGACAAAAGTGGAAGCAATCTAAAATACAAGATATATTTGAGTCAAAGTCAGTAAAACACAATGGATCAGATTATTTACCTATTTTGTCTGTAACAAAAGATGGAATAAAACTTCAATCAGAACATTTTAAGAAACGAGTAGCAAGCAAAAATACGGCAGGTTATTTAATAGTTGAAAAAAATGAAATTGCAATGAGTGGGTTAAATTTTTGGATGGGCTCAATAGATATGCAACAAATAGTACCTAAAGGTATTATTTCTCCTGCTTATGAAGTATTTAAAATAAGAAATAATAATGCAGATAAGAAGTTTTTGAAATTTTTTGTTAGAAGTCATCTGATGTTAAAAATTTTAGTTGATTCATCAGTTCAAGGAGCTAGTATAGTTAGAAGAAATCTGAATTATAAAGGGTTTATGGCGAGTAAATTATATATACCTTCTCTTGAAGAACAACAAAAAATTGCAGCAGTTTTGAATTCTTGCGATAAAGAAACAGAACTTTTAAACAAACAGCTTGATGCACTTAAAGAGCAGAAAAAAGGCTTGATGCAGAAATTACTTACAGGGCAGATACGAGTTAAAATTTAA
- a CDS encoding restriction endonuclease subunit S codes for MSNIEVKKLQDVCQIQLGYQFRKRFEHDLSGNYSVIQMKDVEDYSLNISELLKVKIEKVKKEYLISKNTILFMPRGFNNDAILIKEDLEDTIATSQFYILKVADQSILPEYLTWYINQRPAQKYFVSNRAGTSILIINIGQLKELEVRIPDIKTQENIVKAYDLSRREKQIYQEITEKRHHLINEMLLSKINL; via the coding sequence ATGTCAAATATCGAAGTTAAAAAATTACAAGACGTATGTCAAATTCAATTAGGTTATCAATTCAGGAAAAGATTTGAGCACGACCTAAGCGGTAATTATAGCGTTATACAAATGAAAGATGTAGAAGACTACTCTTTAAATATTTCTGAACTCTTAAAAGTTAAAATTGAAAAAGTTAAAAAGGAATATTTGATTAGTAAAAATACGATTTTATTTATGCCAAGAGGTTTTAATAATGATGCGATACTTATTAAAGAAGACCTTGAGGACACGATTGCAACTTCACAATTTTATATTTTAAAAGTTGCAGATCAATCGATACTGCCGGAATACTTAACTTGGTATATTAATCAACGGCCTGCCCAAAAGTATTTTGTAAGTAATAGAGCCGGTACTTCAATTCTTATTATTAATATCGGACAGTTGAAAGAACTTGAAGTCAGAATACCCGATATAAAAACTCAAGAAAATATTGTCAAAGCTTATGATTTAAGCCGTAGAGAAAAACAAATTTATCAGGAAATTACGGAAAAACGTCATCATTTAATCAACGAAATGTTATTAAGCAAAATTAATTTATAA
- a CDS encoding type I restriction-modification system subunit M translates to MPTIEEVRQDEINNIAWKACDTFRGVVDPSEYKNYILVFLFIKYLSDVWKDKLENCKKEFGDDKERIDRRMSRERFILPDKCDFDYIHSMRQETNIGEIINHALEEIEEANKSKLEGVFRNIDFNSEANLGEPKDRNRRLKNLIEDFADAKLDLRPSKINNKDIIGNTYMYLIGRFASDAGKKGGEFYTPDEVSILLAKLLMPKESSRISDPTCGSGSLLIQVAKEVKSSNFSIFGQESNGSTWALCKMNMFLHEMDNARIEWGDTIGNPKLIENDRLMKFDIVVANPPFSLDKWGADDAAADKHNRFHRGVPPKSKGDYAFITHMIETASEGTGKVGVIVPHGVLFREAAEGKIRRQFIEENILEAVIGLPQNLFFGTGIPAAILIFNKGKTTKDVIFIDASNEYESGKNQNKLSAKNIDKITETYIKGETIDKYSYKATYEEIVKNEYNLNIPRYVDTFEEEEEINIAAVQNEINSLESELVQVKHEMAGYLQELGL, encoded by the coding sequence ATGCCTACAATTGAAGAAGTCAGACAAGATGAAATTAACAATATAGCCTGGAAAGCTTGCGACACATTTAGAGGTGTTGTTGATCCGTCAGAGTATAAAAATTATATTTTAGTATTTCTGTTTATCAAATACTTAAGTGATGTATGGAAAGATAAACTTGAAAATTGTAAAAAAGAATTTGGCGACGATAAAGAGCGTATCGATCGCAGAATGAGTCGAGAAAGATTTATTCTTCCTGATAAATGTGATTTTGATTACATACACAGTATGCGACAAGAGACAAATATCGGTGAAATAATCAATCACGCCTTAGAAGAAATCGAAGAAGCCAATAAATCAAAGCTTGAAGGTGTATTCAGAAACATAGATTTCAACTCGGAAGCAAATCTCGGAGAGCCTAAAGATCGCAACAGAAGGCTTAAAAATCTTATTGAAGACTTTGCAGACGCGAAATTAGATTTAAGACCGTCTAAAATCAATAATAAAGATATTATCGGCAACACTTATATGTATTTAATAGGAAGATTTGCAAGTGATGCCGGCAAAAAAGGCGGCGAATTTTACACCCCTGATGAAGTTTCGATACTTCTTGCAAAACTCTTAATGCCTAAAGAGAGTTCCAGGATTTCAGACCCGACTTGCGGATCAGGTTCACTATTGATTCAAGTTGCAAAAGAAGTTAAAAGCTCTAACTTTTCTATTTTCGGTCAGGAAAGCAACGGAAGCACCTGGGCGCTTTGTAAAATGAATATGTTTCTGCACGAAATGGACAATGCTCGGATTGAGTGGGGCGATACTATCGGAAACCCCAAGCTTATTGAGAATGACAGATTAATGAAATTTGATATAGTTGTTGCTAATCCTCCTTTTTCACTTGATAAATGGGGTGCGGATGATGCGGCAGCAGATAAACACAATAGATTTCACCGAGGTGTTCCGCCTAAAAGCAAAGGCGATTATGCTTTTATTACTCACATGATAGAAACAGCAAGCGAAGGAACCGGAAAAGTCGGCGTTATAGTTCCTCATGGTGTTCTTTTCAGAGAAGCTGCCGAAGGAAAAATAAGAAGACAATTCATAGAAGAGAATATTCTTGAAGCTGTAATAGGTTTACCGCAAAATTTATTCTTCGGAACCGGTATTCCTGCTGCAATATTAATATTCAATAAGGGCAAAACCACTAAGGATGTTATTTTTATCGATGCAAGCAATGAATATGAAAGCGGTAAAAATCAAAATAAACTATCAGCAAAAAATATTGATAAGATCACGGAAACTTATATCAAAGGCGAAACAATCGACAAATACTCATACAAAGCCACCTATGAAGAAATTGTTAAAAATGAATACAATTTAAACATTCCTCGTTATGTAGACACCTTCGAGGAGGAAGAAGAAATCAATATAGCTGCTGTTCAAAATGAAATTAATTCTCTTGAAAGTGAGCTGGTCCAGGTTAAACATGAAATGGCAGGTTACTTACAAGAATTGGGGTTGTAA
- a CDS encoding GNAT family N-acetyltransferase, which produces MPDKLNSPVILTKEHDVTQFDCGKPALNNYLLKNALDNTLNNSSKCYVTTKGNKVVGYYCLSVCSVEKVSAPPRIGQGLGGYPVPLILITRLAVDLTAQNKGIGSSLLMNALLMSIQVSAKVGVRGIIVHAKDEQAKEFYLKYGFEPSPIDSLHLYILIKDIKKTLDLD; this is translated from the coding sequence ATGCCGGATAAACTAAATTCACCAGTAATATTGACAAAAGAGCATGATGTAACTCAATTTGATTGCGGCAAGCCGGCATTAAACAATTATTTATTGAAAAATGCCTTGGATAATACATTAAACAATTCTTCCAAGTGCTACGTCACAACCAAAGGGAATAAAGTTGTCGGCTACTATTGTTTATCTGTATGCTCAGTTGAAAAAGTTTCTGCTCCTCCTAGAATTGGTCAGGGACTAGGCGGTTATCCAGTTCCTTTAATTTTAATAACAAGGCTGGCTGTTGATTTAACAGCACAAAACAAAGGAATAGGCTCTTCATTATTGATGAATGCTTTGCTGATGTCTATTCAAGTTTCCGCAAAGGTTGGAGTTAGAGGAATTATTGTTCATGCAAAAGACGAACAGGCTAAAGAATTTTACTTGAAATACGGCTTTGAACCTTCACCAATCGATAGTTTGCACTTGTACATATTAATAAAAGATATTAAAAAGACATTGGATTTGGATTAA
- a CDS encoding DUF2188 domain-containing protein, with protein MTDKKPKQIHVMYNKQNKEWYGKQDGGERKSFTAPTQADAIERAKQIAQNKQQELSIHRKDNNQIRDKNSYGNDNFPPRG; from the coding sequence ATGACAGACAAAAAACCTAAACAAATTCACGTTATGTATAACAAACAAAACAAAGAATGGTACGGCAAGCAAGACGGCGGAGAAAGAAAATCTTTTACTGCTCCGACTCAGGCAGATGCAATTGAAAGAGCAAAGCAAATAGCTCAAAATAAACAACAAGAATTATCAATCCACAGAAAAGATAATAATCAAATTCGTGATAAAAACAGTTATGGTAATGATAATTTTCCACCAAGAGGATAG
- a CDS encoding DUF4160 domain-containing protein yields MTLEALEAYLKFNLDTCQVWPDGSVIHIRQRVTLLEGHLKIEVYPKEHAPAHFHVKYNDINASFEIESCKLVAGSISNKDHCIVKDWHRLMKSHLIDVWNNTRPTNCPVGVIK; encoded by the coding sequence ATGACTCTTGAAGCTTTAGAAGCATATTTAAAATTTAATTTGGATACCTGTCAGGTTTGGCCGGACGGTAGCGTTATACATATAAGGCAGCGGGTTACTCTTTTAGAAGGACATTTAAAAATAGAAGTTTATCCTAAAGAACATGCGCCGGCTCATTTTCATGTTAAATATAACGACATAAATGCTTCTTTTGAGATTGAGAGTTGTAAGTTAGTTGCCGGTTCAATATCAAATAAAGATCATTGCATAGTAAAAGATTGGCACAGGCTTATGAAATCACATCTAATCGATGTTTGGAATAATACAAGACCGACAAATTGCCCCGTAGGAGTAATAAAATAA
- a CDS encoding virulence RhuM family protein: MKKVPDNEITFYNSPDGKVSVEVLYADENIWLTQKKMGELFDTTPQNITSHLKNIYNEKELELEATCKDFLQVQKEGTREVSRNLTFYSLEAIIAVGYRVNSDRGTQFRQWATSILQKYIHKGFVVDSDRFKYGSKFGARFFDELLEEIRDIRSSERISYQKITDIYATSIDYSANTDCVKTFFATVQNKLHFAITGKTAAEIVSTRVDSDKPNMGLTSWRKGPQGKIMPGDVSVAKNYLEKEEINHLNRIVSMYLDHAELQAIRQKPMYMKDWSEKLNAFLKFSEYEILTNAGKISHEVAKSLALKEYEEYRKIQDKNYVSDFDREVKKIKAIEIKKNTDVK, from the coding sequence ATGAAAAAAGTTCCGGATAATGAAATAACTTTTTATAATTCTCCTGACGGAAAAGTAAGTGTTGAAGTCCTTTATGCTGATGAAAATATTTGGCTTACCCAAAAGAAAATGGGCGAATTATTTGACACAACACCGCAAAACATAACTTCGCATTTAAAAAATATTTATAATGAAAAAGAACTTGAACTCGAAGCAACTTGTAAGGATTTCTTACAAGTTCAAAAAGAAGGTACTAGAGAGGTTTCCAGAAATTTAACTTTTTATTCTCTTGAAGCCATAATTGCTGTCGGTTATCGTGTAAATTCGGACAGGGGTACACAATTCAGGCAGTGGGCAACATCTATTTTGCAGAAATATATTCATAAAGGTTTTGTTGTCGACAGCGACCGTTTTAAATACGGTTCTAAATTCGGTGCAAGATTCTTTGACGAACTTTTAGAAGAAATCAGAGATATCCGCAGCAGCGAAAGAATATCTTATCAGAAAATAACTGACATTTATGCTACATCCATTGATTATTCAGCAAATACAGACTGTGTAAAAACTTTTTTTGCTACAGTTCAAAACAAATTGCATTTTGCTATAACCGGTAAAACGGCAGCAGAAATTGTCTCAACAAGAGTAGACAGTGACAAGCCGAATATGGGACTAACTTCCTGGAGAAAAGGTCCTCAAGGTAAAATAATGCCGGGTGATGTATCTGTTGCCAAAAATTATTTAGAAAAAGAAGAAATAAATCACTTAAACAGAATTGTATCAATGTACCTTGACCATGCGGAATTACAAGCTATCAGACAAAAACCAATGTACATGAAGGACTGGAGTGAAAAATTAAATGCGTTCTTGAAATTCAGTGAATATGAAATTCTGACAAATGCAGGAAAAATAAGCCACGAAGTAGCCAAATCGTTGGCATTAAAAGAATATGAAGAATATCGAAAAATACAAGACAAAAATTATGTGTCTGACTTTGATAGAGAAGTTAAAAAAATAAAAGCGATTGAAATTAAAAAGAATACGGATGTTAAGTAA
- a CDS encoding DUF1778 domain-containing protein: MASPKKVQKDERLFLRVSSTQKEVLEKAAELKHTSLTNFVLENSYAAAQEVLANQVHFILTEEQWELFNEALNSPPKEIAGLKKLFSKHSVFDAG, from the coding sequence ATGGCAAGTCCTAAAAAAGTTCAAAAAGATGAAAGATTATTTCTAAGGGTAAGCTCTACACAAAAAGAAGTGCTAGAAAAAGCCGCTGAACTTAAACATACGTCTCTTACAAACTTTGTGCTTGAAAACTCTTATGCGGCGGCTCAGGAAGTTCTTGCAAATCAGGTGCATTTCATATTAACTGAGGAGCAATGGGAATTGTTCAATGAAGCTTTAAATTCTCCTCCTAAAGAAATAGCCGGTCTGAAAAAATTATTTTCAAAGCATAGTGTTTTCGATGCCGGATAA